The Chitinophagales bacterium genome contains a region encoding:
- a CDS encoding DUF58 domain-containing protein, with the protein METTELLKKVRKLEIKTKGMVSQLFSGEYHSAFKGRGISFSEVREYEVGDEIRSIDWNVTARMNHPYVKVFEEERELAVMMMVDVSHSAMFGTQKEFKRDLMAEVSALLAYSAIRNNDKVGLILFSDTIEKFVPPQKGNSHLLRIIRELLDVTPVSKKTNIASALQYLNNVIKKKCVVFVLSDFMNDGFEPMLTITARKHDVVGIHVYDERETALPDIGLLQVQDAETGKIICIDTGSAALRGNYAGKFRQHVQQVTSVLQRCGIDFISIRTGDHYIRTLMQLFERRAKKN; encoded by the coding sequence GTGGAAACCACTGAACTTCTTAAAAAAGTCCGCAAGCTGGAGATCAAAACTAAAGGCATGGTAAGTCAGCTTTTCTCGGGCGAATACCACAGTGCCTTTAAAGGGCGCGGCATTTCTTTCAGCGAGGTGCGCGAATATGAAGTGGGCGACGAAATCCGTTCGATCGACTGGAATGTGACTGCCCGCATGAATCATCCATATGTAAAAGTGTTTGAGGAAGAACGTGAACTGGCCGTTATGATGATGGTGGATGTGAGTCATTCGGCGATGTTCGGCACACAAAAAGAATTCAAACGCGACCTGATGGCCGAGGTGAGTGCCCTGCTCGCCTATTCCGCCATCCGTAATAATGATAAAGTAGGCCTGATTCTTTTCAGCGATACTATAGAAAAATTTGTGCCGCCGCAGAAAGGCAACTCACACCTGTTACGGATAATCAGGGAACTGCTGGACGTTACACCCGTTTCAAAAAAAACCAATATCGCATCGGCACTGCAGTATCTCAACAACGTCATTAAAAAAAAGTGTGTGGTTTTCGTACTGTCGGATTTTATGAACGACGGCTTTGAACCGATGCTGACGATCACTGCACGCAAACATGATGTGGTTGGCATCCATGTGTATGATGAACGGGAAACAGCATTGCCCGACATCGGCCTGCTGCAGGTGCAGGATGCAGAAACCGGGAAGATCATATGCATTGATACCGGCAGTGCAGCACTGCGTGGAAATTATGCAGGCAAATTCCGGCAACACGTTCAGCAGGTGACTTCCGTCCTGCAACGTTGCGGCATTGATTTCATCAGCATCCGTACCGGTGATCATTACATCAGGACACTGATGCAGTTATTTGAAAGAAGGGCTAAAAAAAATTAA
- a CDS encoding VWA domain-containing protein: MIHYANPEWFWLLNIIPLLILWYILRHKKQLPSIRVSTISWFVTPPSARSYLRHSLFVLRLLSVAALIGALARPQAVLSKNTIASEGIDIVIAMDISGSMLARDFVPSRLEAAKKVVIEFIQKRPNDRIGVVFFAGEAYTGCPVTIDHDALEQIITHVETGSIEDGTAIGLGLGTAASRLIDSKGTTKIIILISDGENNAGAVKPLEAAQLVKSSGIHTYCIGIFSPASEKKPVTVNDSTYAAIGGPTAETTLLQIAEVTGGSYFRAGSEKSLQEIYRQIDLMQKTKVDVTAYNRYEERFNLLAILAALLLLAEIIFRYTLLRTNP; this comes from the coding sequence ATGATTCATTATGCAAATCCTGAATGGTTTTGGCTGTTGAATATCATTCCGCTGCTGATCTTATGGTATATTCTTCGTCACAAAAAGCAACTGCCGTCCATCCGGGTGTCAACCATTTCATGGTTCGTTACACCACCGTCAGCGCGTAGCTATCTCCGGCACAGCCTCTTTGTTTTACGCTTGCTGTCTGTTGCTGCATTGATAGGTGCTTTGGCCCGGCCGCAAGCCGTGCTTTCAAAAAACACGATAGCCAGCGAAGGAATCGATATCGTCATAGCTATGGATATTTCTGGCAGCATGCTGGCCCGCGATTTTGTTCCCAGCCGGCTGGAAGCTGCAAAAAAAGTAGTCATTGAATTTATTCAAAAGCGCCCTAATGACCGTATCGGAGTGGTATTCTTTGCCGGTGAAGCATACACCGGTTGTCCGGTCACCATTGATCATGATGCGCTCGAACAAATCATCACGCATGTTGAAACAGGATCTATCGAAGACGGAACCGCCATTGGACTTGGACTTGGAACAGCGGCCAGCAGGCTGATAGACAGCAAAGGCACAACAAAAATCATCATCCTCATCAGTGATGGGGAGAATAATGCGGGAGCAGTGAAACCGCTGGAAGCTGCGCAACTGGTGAAATCATCCGGCATTCATACTTATTGTATCGGCATCTTCTCACCGGCATCAGAAAAAAAACCCGTTACAGTTAACGACAGCACCTATGCTGCCATCGGAGGACCAACGGCGGAAACGACGTTGCTGCAGATAGCGGAAGTAACAGGGGGCAGCTACTTTCGCGCCGGCAGTGAAAAATCACTACAGGAGATATACCGGCAAATAGACCTGATGCAAAAAACAAAAGTGGATGTTACAGCTTATAACAGGTATGAAGAACGTTTTAACTTACTGGCTATCCTTGCAGCGCTGTTATTGCTGGCAGAAATAATTTTCCGTTACACCTTACTTCGTACCAATCCCTGA
- a CDS encoding AAA family ATPase, whose translation MMSTSAVNELNEKIQQQSTFIDALKNEMAKAIIGQQYMVDRLILSLLSNGHILLEGVPGLAKTLAIKSLAAAIHAGFSRIQFTPDLLPADLLGTMIYNQQKNEFTVKKGPVFSNLILADEINRASAKVQSALLQAMQERQVTIGDQTYALDEPFLVLATQNPLEQEGTYPLPEAQVDRFMLKVIISYPEREDERQIIRQQIADAPLAIQPVVTPADILNARHLVRDIYLDEKIEQYILDIVFATRNPAAFKLERMKNLLRYGSSPRGSISLALAAKSAAFMQHRGFVIPDDIKDVCMDVLRHRIGITYEAEAENVTTDDIIREIIRKVEVP comes from the coding sequence ATGATGTCAACATCCGCGGTAAACGAACTGAATGAAAAAATACAGCAGCAAAGCACGTTTATTGATGCATTAAAAAATGAGATGGCGAAAGCCATCATCGGCCAGCAATACATGGTTGACCGGCTCATTCTTTCCCTGCTTTCGAATGGCCATATTCTGCTCGAAGGTGTGCCCGGCCTTGCTAAAACACTGGCAATTAAATCACTGGCTGCTGCCATCCATGCCGGATTCAGCCGGATTCAGTTCACCCCCGACCTGTTGCCCGCCGACCTGCTCGGCACCATGATTTACAATCAGCAAAAAAATGAATTCACCGTAAAGAAAGGCCCTGTCTTTTCCAACCTGATTCTGGCCGATGAAATTAACCGTGCCTCCGCGAAGGTGCAGAGCGCATTGCTGCAGGCGATGCAGGAACGGCAGGTTACTATCGGTGATCAAACCTATGCGCTGGATGAACCTTTTCTCGTGCTGGCCACACAAAATCCGCTGGAGCAGGAAGGAACCTATCCGCTGCCGGAAGCACAGGTAGACCGTTTCATGCTAAAGGTTATCATCAGCTATCCGGAAAGGGAAGACGAACGGCAGATTATCCGGCAACAGATTGCAGATGCACCGCTGGCCATTCAACCGGTTGTGACACCCGCCGACATTTTAAATGCCAGGCACCTGGTACGTGATATCTACCTCGATGAAAAAATCGAACAATACATTCTCGACATTGTGTTTGCAACACGCAACCCGGCCGCATTTAAGCTTGAAAGAATGAAAAATCTGCTGCGGTACGGCAGCTCGCCGCGTGGCAGCATCAGCCTTGCATTAGCTGCAAAATCAGCAGCCTTTATGCAACACCGTGGTTTTGTAATACCGGATGATATCAAGGATGTTTGCATGGATGTATTGCGCCACAGAATCGGCATAACGTATGAAGCGGAAGCGGAAAATGTAACAACCGATGACATCATCCGCGAAATCATCCGTAAAGTAGAAGTGCCTTAG
- a CDS encoding TIGR04282 family arsenosugar biosynthesis glycosyltransferase, translating to MKQHDSLLMIFVKNPVPGKVKTRLAKTMGEEKAMEIYRQLLDHTHKVTQKLATDKIVFYSDEIPEEDIWEEKNYGKKLQEGSDLGKRMANAFKYAFSKAYRKAIIIGSDCFDITPKIINEAFAALPANNFVIGPSHDGGYYLLGMSTFYASLFKNKRWSSDEVLHDTLIDIRNINGSYKLLKELTDIDTEADLEAVRKTIS from the coding sequence ATGAAGCAGCATGATAGCTTACTGATGATATTTGTAAAAAATCCTGTTCCGGGAAAAGTAAAAACACGCCTGGCAAAAACCATGGGCGAAGAAAAAGCGATGGAGATCTACCGGCAGCTGCTTGACCATACACATAAAGTGACACAGAAGCTGGCAACTGATAAAATCGTTTTTTATTCGGATGAAATACCGGAAGAGGATATATGGGAAGAGAAAAATTACGGCAAGAAGCTGCAGGAAGGCAGCGATCTGGGCAAGCGCATGGCAAATGCCTTCAAATATGCTTTCAGCAAAGCTTATCGCAAAGCCATTATCATCGGAAGCGACTGCTTCGACATTACTCCCAAAATTATCAACGAAGCATTCGCTGCGCTGCCAGCCAATAATTTTGTGATCGGCCCCTCGCATGATGGCGGCTATTACCTGCTGGGCATGTCAACATTTTATGCTTCTCTGTTTAAAAACAAACGCTGGAGCTCTGACGAAGTGTTACACGACACCCTTATTGATATCCGAAATATCAACGGTTCTTACAAACTACTGAAGGAACTTACCGATATTGACACCGAAGCAGATCTTGAAGCAGTAAGAAAAACCATTTCCTGA
- the arsS gene encoding arsenosugar biosynthesis radical SAM protein ArsS (Some members of this family are selenoproteins.) has product MKSLLAQHHELSDSGRQLQLLDNVVYASGITSFRQKLDTLGFYPLKSTAVEILQVNIGKMCNQTCRHCHVDAGPDRREIMTRETMEQCLQVLQTSAIPIVDITGGAPEMNPHFRWFVEQCSSLGVKVMNRCNLTIILANKNYHDLPEFFARHKVELVSSLPFYNADRTDRQRGEGVFDTSVKAIQMLNAVGYGKEESGLILNLVYNPGGAFLSTGQQVLESQFKKVLHDQYAVVFNNLFTITNMPISRFLDYLVSSGNYESYMEKLQAAFNPATINGLMCRNTISVGWDGHLYDCDFNQMLDLKIGSNHAHHISHFNMTDLKHREIIISQHCYGCTAGAGSSCGGEVVK; this is encoded by the coding sequence ATGAAATCACTGCTCGCACAACATCATGAACTTTCCGACAGCGGCAGGCAGTTGCAGTTATTGGATAACGTGGTGTATGCGTCCGGCATCACCTCCTTCCGGCAGAAGCTGGACACGCTTGGATTTTATCCGCTGAAATCAACGGCAGTTGAAATATTACAGGTGAATATCGGCAAGATGTGCAATCAGACCTGCAGGCACTGCCATGTAGATGCAGGGCCGGACCGCCGGGAAATAATGACAAGGGAAACTATGGAGCAATGCCTGCAGGTGTTGCAAACTTCAGCCATTCCAATCGTTGACATTACCGGCGGCGCGCCTGAAATGAATCCGCATTTCCGTTGGTTTGTCGAACAGTGCAGCAGCCTCGGCGTGAAGGTGATGAACCGCTGTAACCTCACCATTATTCTTGCCAACAAAAATTATCACGACCTGCCTGAATTTTTTGCGCGGCATAAGGTGGAGCTGGTAAGTTCACTGCCCTTCTACAATGCCGACAGAACAGACAGGCAACGCGGGGAAGGCGTGTTTGATACATCCGTAAAAGCCATCCAGATGCTGAATGCCGTTGGATATGGAAAAGAAGAAAGCGGCCTAATCCTCAACCTCGTTTATAACCCCGGCGGCGCCTTTCTTTCCACAGGCCAGCAAGTGCTGGAGTCGCAGTTTAAAAAAGTATTACACGATCAATATGCTGTTGTCTTCAACAACCTGTTCACGATTACCAACATGCCGATCAGCCGTTTTCTCGATTACCTCGTCAGCAGCGGCAACTATGAATCATACATGGAGAAACTGCAGGCTGCATTTAATCCTGCCACCATCAACGGATTAATGTGCCGCAATACCATCTCCGTCGGATGGGATGGCCACCTGTATGACTGTGATTTCAATCAGATGCTCGATTTAAAAATAGGCAGCAATCATGCACACCATATCAGTCATTTCAATATGACCGATTTAAAGCACCGCGAAATAATCATCTCACAGCATTGTTATGGATGCACGGCAGGCGCAGGCTCAAGTTGCGGCGGTGAAGTGGTGAAATAA
- a CDS encoding DUF547 domain-containing protein, which produces MFFIFIFSVLLQYSHSFVSTPTTGTTAAPGYEWWDQWLKKNVSGKGEVNYKNMKPELAALQSFMAEMSRNVPASGAPKNEQMAYWINLYNAATIQLILQHYPVKSIRDISNGKPWDDVFVTAGTKKYSLNIIENDILRKQFADPRIHFAINCAAKSCPRLMNGAFDKDRLEMQLNSLAKSFINDASKNKITPTQIDISEIFNWYAKDFTQQGSLIGYLNKWSAVSIAPSASIHYLNYDWSLNELP; this is translated from the coding sequence ATGTTTTTTATTTTCATCTTCTCCGTACTGCTGCAATATTCCCATAGTTTCGTTTCAACCCCTACGACAGGTACAACGGCAGCTCCCGGATATGAATGGTGGGACCAATGGCTTAAAAAAAACGTATCCGGCAAAGGTGAAGTGAATTATAAAAACATGAAACCTGAGCTGGCCGCGCTGCAGTCATTCATGGCAGAAATGTCGCGTAATGTGCCTGCCTCCGGCGCCCCGAAGAATGAACAAATGGCCTACTGGATCAACTTATACAATGCGGCCACTATTCAGCTTATCCTTCAGCATTATCCGGTTAAGAGCATCCGCGATATCAGTAACGGCAAACCATGGGATGATGTTTTTGTAACCGCAGGCACAAAAAAATATTCGCTTAACATTATTGAAAATGATATCCTCCGTAAACAATTCGCGGATCCGCGGATTCATTTTGCGATCAACTGTGCTGCCAAATCATGCCCGCGGCTGATGAATGGTGCTTTTGACAAAGACAGGCTCGAGATGCAGCTGAACAGTCTTGCCAAATCATTTATCAATGATGCATCCAAAAATAAAATCACGCCGACACAGATTGACATTTCTGAAATATTTAATTGGTATGCGAAGGACTTCACGCAGCAGGGCAGCCTCATCGGATATCTCAATAAATGGTCGGCCGTGAGCATTGCCCCTTCCGCATCCATCCATTACCTCAACTACGACTGGAGCTTAAATGAATTACCATGA
- a CDS encoding VWA domain-containing protein produces the protein MQLQQPYYLLGWLLLPVLVWLFIHYRRSRKKSLQQFGEWPLVSQLVAANSLARPVIKYCLLLAAFSLIIFGLANLQTGTTSRSIHHEGIDLAILLDVSNSMLAADEQPNRLEVAKAFATQLINEMPDAKIACITFAAVPVLQTPLTVDHRAAQLLIGSINAGDVPEQGSDIGAALMEGIRSLPENQQHYRAIVLISDGEDLESNLKKALHDVKQEQVVVCTAGIGSEKGSTIPVTVNGIVTDKKDQQGNVIITRFNPATLKAIALRNNGIFVKPESGNQSALRSIVKHLDAMNKKQFDEQLLLEYDSMFQWFLFAALLLLIIELLMTNRKMALFGKQKSS, from the coding sequence ATGCAGCTTCAACAACCATATTATCTTTTGGGCTGGCTGCTGCTACCGGTACTTGTGTGGCTGTTCATTCATTACCGGCGCAGTCGTAAAAAATCCCTGCAGCAATTCGGAGAGTGGCCATTAGTGTCGCAGCTTGTTGCAGCTAACAGCCTGGCACGGCCTGTTATTAAATACTGCTTGCTGCTTGCTGCATTTTCTCTCATTATCTTCGGATTGGCGAATCTGCAGACAGGCACAACTTCCCGCAGTATTCATCATGAAGGTATTGACCTTGCCATACTGCTCGATGTCTCTAACAGCATGCTGGCGGCCGACGAACAGCCTAACCGGCTCGAAGTGGCGAAAGCATTTGCCACGCAGTTGATCAATGAAATGCCGGATGCAAAAATTGCCTGTATCACCTTTGCCGCAGTACCCGTGTTGCAGACACCATTAACGGTCGATCACCGTGCTGCGCAATTGCTCATCGGCAGCATCAATGCCGGCGATGTGCCCGAACAAGGCAGTGATATAGGTGCAGCTTTGATGGAAGGCATTCGCTCTTTACCGGAGAATCAGCAGCATTACCGCGCTATCGTACTCATCAGCGACGGGGAAGACCTGGAAAGTAATCTGAAGAAGGCCCTCCATGACGTAAAACAGGAACAGGTGGTTGTGTGTACCGCCGGCATTGGCAGTGAAAAAGGCAGTACCATACCTGTGACGGTAAACGGAATTGTAACCGACAAAAAAGATCAGCAGGGTAACGTGATCATTACCAGGTTCAACCCGGCAACATTAAAAGCAATAGCCCTGAGGAATAACGGCATATTTGTAAAACCGGAATCCGGCAATCAGTCAGCATTGCGCAGCATTGTAAAGCACCTCGATGCCATGAATAAGAAACAATTCGATGAGCAGTTGCTGCTGGAGTATGATTCCATGTTTCAATGGTTCCTGTTCGCTGCTTTACTGTTGTTGATTATTGAATTGCTGATGACCAACAGGAAGATGGCTTTGTTTGGAAAACAAAAATCATCATGA
- a CDS encoding arsenosugar biosynthesis-associated peroxidase-like protein: protein MKTYYNPDDLKKFGDIADFDKPLADQFFRWYGDVFSEGALTAREKSLIALAVAHAVQCPYCIEAYTEDTLAKGCSEEQMMEAVHVAAAIRGGSSLVHATQMMNKAKALTM, encoded by the coding sequence ATGAAAACCTATTACAATCCTGATGACCTGAAAAAATTCGGAGACATCGCCGACTTCGACAAGCCGCTTGCTGATCAGTTTTTCCGCTGGTATGGCGATGTATTCAGCGAAGGTGCATTAACTGCGCGTGAAAAATCGTTGATTGCGCTGGCCGTGGCCCATGCCGTACAATGTCCGTATTGTATTGAAGCCTACACCGAAGACACCCTTGCCAAAGGATGCAGCGAAGAACAGATGATGGAAGCAGTGCACGTTGCTGCCGCGATCCGCGGCGGTTCAAGCCTCGTGCATGCCACACAGATGATGAACAAGGCAAAGGCCCTTACCATGTAA
- a CDS encoding glycosyltransferase family 4 protein — protein sequence MDCATVNILFIGPHRPDRNGSQRFRMEQFFPYLEKAGCRCDYSWFLNERDDRIFYRRGNVLQKGLVLWKAIAIRTRDVLRAGRYDIVFIQREAFMTGAVWFEKMFARSGAKMIFDFDDAIWLEDTSEANQRFKWLKRPAKTAEIIAMANHVIAGNSYLAHYAEQYNRHVTTVPTVVDTLRYTASDTPGKAGKPVVIGWLGSSSTMKHFRLLLPVLEKLKEKYNERIIIKVVADKSSTAAAPWIVLEPWSSEREVELLRSFDIGVMPLPDDEWSKGKCGFKAIQYMAMKMPAVVSAVGVNTSIITHGRNGFIATSAEEWGQYLSMLIEDQGTRENIGLAARKTVEVQYSVQSQLPVLTALFHTLAGK from the coding sequence ATGGATTGCGCTACGGTCAACATATTATTCATCGGCCCTCATCGTCCCGACAGGAACGGCAGTCAGCGGTTCAGAATGGAACAGTTCTTTCCATATCTTGAAAAAGCAGGATGCAGATGTGATTACTCCTGGTTTCTGAATGAAAGAGACGACCGCATATTTTACCGTCGCGGAAACGTGCTGCAAAAAGGGTTGGTGCTATGGAAAGCAATAGCCATCCGTACGCGCGATGTACTGCGGGCCGGCCGCTATGATATAGTTTTCATACAGCGGGAAGCATTCATGACAGGCGCAGTATGGTTTGAAAAAATGTTTGCACGCTCAGGCGCAAAAATGATTTTTGATTTTGATGATGCCATCTGGCTGGAAGACACCAGTGAAGCCAACCAAAGATTTAAATGGCTGAAGCGCCCGGCAAAAACAGCGGAAATCATTGCCATGGCCAATCATGTTATTGCCGGCAACAGCTACCTCGCACATTATGCAGAACAATATAATCGTCATGTCACCACGGTTCCAACAGTAGTGGACACATTGCGTTATACTGCCAGCGACACTCCAGGCAAGGCCGGGAAACCGGTGGTGATCGGCTGGCTGGGCAGCAGCTCTACCATGAAGCATTTCCGGTTGTTGCTGCCGGTGCTGGAAAAGCTGAAAGAAAAATACAACGAACGAATCATCATTAAAGTGGTGGCCGACAAGAGCAGCACGGCAGCAGCGCCATGGATTGTACTGGAACCATGGAGCAGCGAACGCGAAGTGGAACTGCTCCGTTCTTTCGATATCGGTGTGATGCCACTGCCGGATGATGAATGGTCGAAAGGAAAATGCGGCTTCAAAGCCATTCAGTATATGGCGATGAAAATGCCGGCTGTGGTTTCCGCCGTTGGAGTAAATACGTCCATTATTACACATGGCCGCAATGGATTTATTGCCACCAGCGCGGAGGAATGGGGACAGTACCTGTCAATGCTGATCGAAGACCAGGGCACACGGGAGAACATCGGACTTGCTGCCAGGAAAACTGTTGAGGTACAATACTCCGTTCAGTCACAGCTCCCGGTCTTGACGGCACTCTTCCATACCCTGGCCGGCAAGTAA
- a CDS encoding methionine aminotransferase, with product MPDYPAHIKSKLPKTGTTIFTIMSALAHEHGAINLSQGFPDFLCDEQLIALVEQFMRKGLNQYAPMPGILPLREAIAAKAENLYAAKYHPETEITVTAGGTEAIYAAITAVVEDGDEVIIFEPAYDCYAPSVELNGGVPIYVELEAPDYAIDWNAVKKLIHQRTKMIIINTPHNPSGMVMTAQDMKQLQKLTQNTDIIILSDEVYEHIIFDGGEHQSVMRYPKLAERSFVVFSFGKTYHNTGWKMGYCLAPAELMREFRKAHQFIVFSANTPIQYAFAEMMKDPSHYLGLRAFYEEKRNYFLKLTEGSRFRAKPAAGSYFQMLSYKGISNEKDTDFAVRLTKEKGVAAIPTSVFYHHGVDRHMLRFCFAKEKETLERAAERLQKV from the coding sequence ATGCCGGATTATCCTGCTCATATAAAGTCGAAGCTGCCTAAAACGGGCACCACCATTTTTACGATCATGTCAGCACTCGCGCATGAACATGGCGCCATCAACCTCTCGCAGGGATTTCCTGATTTCCTGTGCGACGAACAGCTGATTGCGCTCGTGGAGCAATTCATGCGCAAAGGATTGAATCAGTATGCGCCGATGCCCGGCATACTACCGCTTCGCGAAGCCATTGCCGCAAAAGCGGAAAATTTATATGCCGCAAAATATCATCCTGAAACGGAGATTACTGTGACGGCAGGCGGAACAGAGGCGATCTATGCAGCCATTACTGCCGTGGTGGAGGATGGAGATGAAGTGATCATTTTTGAACCTGCCTATGACTGCTATGCGCCTTCTGTAGAACTTAACGGCGGCGTTCCCATCTACGTTGAACTGGAGGCGCCCGACTATGCAATCGACTGGAATGCCGTAAAGAAGCTGATACATCAGCGCACGAAGATGATCATCATCAATACGCCGCACAACCCGAGCGGCATGGTGATGACGGCGCAGGATATGAAACAACTGCAGAAGCTCACACAAAATACCGACATCATTATCCTCAGTGATGAAGTATATGAACATATCATCTTCGACGGAGGTGAACACCAGAGTGTGATGCGCTATCCGAAGCTTGCGGAGAGAAGTTTCGTGGTTTTTTCATTTGGCAAAACGTATCACAATACCGGCTGGAAAATGGGTTACTGCCTCGCCCCTGCAGAACTGATGCGCGAATTCCGGAAAGCACACCAGTTCATCGTTTTTTCCGCCAACACGCCGATTCAATATGCTTTCGCCGAAATGATGAAAGATCCGTCGCATTACCTGGGCCTTCGTGCCTTCTATGAAGAGAAGCGTAACTATTTTCTGAAACTCACAGAAGGCTCGCGGTTCAGAGCGAAGCCCGCAGCAGGCAGTTATTTTCAAATGCTGAGTTATAAAGGCATCAGCAACGAGAAGGATACCGATTTTGCCGTGCGCCTTACAAAGGAAAAGGGAGTAGCTGCTATCCCTACTTCCGTCTTTTATCATCATGGTGTTGACAGGCATATGCTCCGGTTTTGTTTCGCCAAAGAGAAGGAGACGCTGGAAAGAGCAGCCGAACGACTGCAGAAGGTGTAA
- a CDS encoding purine-nucleoside phosphorylase, with product MTLPEQVKQAVDFLHAKNITAPLAGIILGTGLGNLATRISKEVEIDYSDIPHFPLSTVEYHKGKLIYGMLGGKKVVALQGRFHLYEDYTVQQITFPVRVLKLLGIQYLLISNAAGGLNPAVTKGSLMIIDDHINMQPFNPLSGKNYDEFGPRFPDMSCPYDAGLIKKMEHCAQQLNLILHKGVYVAVNGPNLETRAEYRFLRMIGADAVGMSTVPEVIVANHMSLPVAAVSVITDECDPDNLKPVNIAEIIETAGKAEVKLTTLFENLVREL from the coding sequence ATGACCTTACCGGAACAGGTGAAGCAGGCGGTGGACTTTCTGCACGCCAAAAATATCACGGCACCATTAGCAGGCATCATATTGGGAACGGGGCTTGGAAATCTTGCCACGCGTATCAGCAAGGAAGTGGAAATTGACTACAGTGATATTCCGCATTTCCCGCTTTCCACGGTTGAATATCATAAAGGCAAATTAATCTATGGTATGCTGGGAGGCAAAAAGGTGGTGGCCTTACAGGGACGCTTTCATTTATATGAAGACTATACCGTTCAGCAAATCACTTTCCCCGTCAGGGTACTAAAATTGCTGGGCATTCAGTATCTGCTGATCTCCAATGCTGCCGGCGGTCTAAACCCGGCTGTCACAAAAGGATCACTGATGATCATTGATGATCATATCAATATGCAGCCGTTTAACCCGTTGAGTGGAAAAAATTATGATGAGTTTGGCCCGCGCTTTCCTGATATGAGCTGCCCCTATGATGCCGGCCTTATCAAAAAAATGGAACATTGTGCGCAACAACTGAACCTCATACTGCACAAAGGTGTTTACGTGGCCGTGAACGGACCTAACCTGGAAACTAGAGCGGAATACCGGTTCTTGCGGATGATTGGCGCTGATGCCGTGGGCATGTCAACGGTGCCGGAAGTAATTGTCGCCAATCATATGTCGCTGCCCGTTGCTGCGGTTTCCGTAATTACAGATGAATGTGATCCCGACAACCTGAAGCCGGTCAACATCGCTGAAATTATTGAAACAGCAGGTAAGGCAGAAGTGAAGCTGACCACGCTCTTCGAAAACCTGGTGCGAGAACTGTGA